In Pseudobacter ginsenosidimutans, the following are encoded in one genomic region:
- a CDS encoding aldose epimerase family protein, with the protein MRRNFFGLLPISACFISSCADEAKQASVKQNTAAEVRSPESAGTLNDVALGLPSLQDYAGPGNGGGAGPIGQHLLTIYTDRYTPVDSTHIPSGKLEAVAGTPFGFTKPDTIGARLDEKNEQLKLGGGYDHNFVLNGSGMKPAARVEGDRSGIVMEVWPSTVLKPGENYSTVSVCRFSVRK; encoded by the coding sequence ATGCGCAGGAATTTCTTTGGCCTGCTGCCCATCAGCGCCTGCTTCATCAGCTCCTGTGCAGATGAAGCAAAGCAGGCATCTGTAAAACAAAATACCGCGGCAGAAGTCCGCTCGCCGGAGAGTGCCGGTACACTCAACGATGTTGCACTGGGATTACCTTCCTTACAGGACTATGCAGGACCGGGAAATGGCGGGGGGGCAGGCCCTATCGGTCAACACCTGCTGACCATTTATACAGACAGGTACACACCTGTTGACTCTACGCATATCCCTTCGGGTAAGCTGGAGGCTGTGGCAGGAACGCCTTTCGGTTTTACGAAACCTGATACCATAGGAGCGAGGCTGGATGAAAAGAATGAACAACTGAAATTGGGCGGAGGCTATGATCATAATTTCGTACTGAATGGTTCAGGCATGAAACCCGCGGCCAGGGTGGAAGGCGATCGCTCAGGCATCGTGATGGAGGTATGGCCTTCTACAGTGCTCAAGCCCGGCGAAAACTATTCCACTGTTTCCGTTTGTCGTTTTTCTGTACGTAAGTAA
- a CDS encoding beta-L-arabinofuranosidase domain-containing protein, with translation MIFFVLLQGTLPAQEFSSLPNFQSPVYQELPLGAIKPRGWLLQQLTIMRKGTTGNLDGWLKKISDNGWRGGNGDAWEATPYWLDGAVPLAWLLNDTAFKIRMMQYINWTLDHQRPSGYFGPITKQERESGKSITAADCNNGEDWWPKMVMLKVLQQYYSATEDKRVLLFMTKYFQYQYQALQQCPLNKWTEWAEARGMDNILIVQWLYQKTKQPQLLQLAAALQKQTLPWSKFFAGRDWTINAAAYQNDQHWMARHGVNVAMGLKDPAVHYQRTGDKKYLSALHTGFKDLMTLHGLPFGCFSADEDLHGNNPSQGTELCAIVESMFSLEQITGITGDVRYMDALERITFNALPAQTTVDFNNKQYFQIANQVHIKKGVFTFTLPFDREMNNVLGMRSGYTCCLENMHQGWTKFTTHLWYGTKDGGLAALHYAPSEVNVKPGKSKTAVTIKETTNYPFENIIRFDLTTNTPVSFPFQLRIPAWCRLANIYVNGVKLRTEKGGQIITVSRTWKNGDQLKLELPMEVSVSQWGSNSRAIERGPLLYALKLKEEWEKGTDEHQGDYFTVHTNDKWNYGLVAEQLKQDPASWKVNEVQQIKDDFVWDLQHAPIEIKVQAKKIPGWTIANDIALIPVTARDGLYMGRVENETETITLVPYGCTKVRIVAFPVVK, from the coding sequence ATGATATTTTTTGTGCTGTTGCAGGGGACCTTGCCTGCCCAGGAATTTTCTTCGCTGCCCAATTTTCAATCACCCGTTTACCAGGAGTTGCCATTGGGCGCTATCAAACCACGGGGTTGGTTATTGCAGCAATTGACCATCATGCGTAAAGGCACCACCGGAAACCTGGACGGGTGGCTGAAGAAGATCAGCGATAACGGCTGGCGTGGCGGTAATGGCGATGCCTGGGAAGCCACGCCCTACTGGCTGGATGGCGCAGTGCCACTGGCCTGGCTGCTGAATGATACTGCTTTTAAAATAAGGATGATGCAGTATATCAACTGGACGCTGGATCATCAGCGTCCATCCGGCTATTTTGGTCCGATTACCAAACAGGAACGTGAAAGCGGTAAAAGCATCACTGCCGCCGACTGTAATAACGGTGAGGACTGGTGGCCGAAAATGGTAATGCTGAAAGTACTGCAGCAATATTATTCCGCTACTGAAGACAAGCGTGTGCTGCTATTCATGACAAAATATTTTCAATACCAGTATCAGGCACTACAACAATGTCCGCTGAACAAATGGACAGAATGGGCCGAAGCGCGCGGGATGGACAATATCCTGATAGTGCAATGGCTTTATCAAAAAACAAAACAACCACAACTGTTGCAACTGGCGGCTGCACTGCAAAAGCAAACCCTGCCCTGGAGTAAATTCTTTGCCGGCAGGGATTGGACTATTAATGCAGCTGCGTACCAGAACGACCAGCATTGGATGGCAAGGCATGGCGTGAATGTAGCCATGGGATTGAAAGATCCGGCTGTGCATTATCAGCGTACCGGTGATAAGAAATATCTCAGTGCGCTGCACACCGGTTTTAAAGATCTCATGACATTGCATGGGCTTCCTTTTGGTTGTTTTTCAGCAGATGAAGACCTGCATGGCAATAACCCTTCGCAGGGAACGGAACTTTGTGCTATCGTTGAGTCCATGTTCTCACTTGAACAGATAACAGGCATTACCGGCGATGTGCGATACATGGATGCACTGGAACGCATCACCTTCAATGCGCTTCCTGCACAAACCACTGTTGATTTCAATAACAAACAATATTTTCAGATCGCGAACCAGGTGCATATCAAAAAAGGAGTGTTCACTTTTACATTGCCATTCGACAGGGAAATGAACAATGTGCTCGGTATGCGCAGCGGCTATACCTGCTGCCTGGAGAACATGCACCAGGGCTGGACCAAATTCACCACGCATCTCTGGTACGGCACAAAGGACGGCGGCCTGGCTGCATTGCATTACGCTCCCTCTGAAGTGAATGTGAAACCGGGGAAATCGAAAACGGCTGTAACAATCAAAGAAACCACGAACTATCCTTTTGAGAACATTATCCGATTCGATCTTACTACCAATACGCCTGTAAGCTTTCCTTTTCAGCTTCGCATTCCTGCCTGGTGTAGGCTAGCCAACATCTATGTGAATGGAGTGAAGCTCCGTACAGAAAAAGGCGGACAGATCATAACGGTCTCGCGCACCTGGAAGAACGGTGATCAGCTGAAACTTGAATTACCGATGGAGGTTTCCGTTTCCCAATGGGGCAGTAATTCGAGGGCCATTGAACGCGGTCCGCTGTTGTATGCGCTCAAACTAAAAGAAGAATGGGAAAAAGGAACAGATGAACACCAGGGAGATTATTTCACTGTTCATACGAATGACAAATGGAATTATGGACTGGTGGCGGAACAGCTGAAGCAGGATCCTGCTTCCTGGAAAGTAAACGAGGTACAGCAAATAAAGGATGATTTTGTGTGGGACCTGCAACATGCGCCTATCGAAATAAAGGTGCAGGCCAAAAAAATCCCAGGCTGGACCATCGCCAATGATATTGCCCTGATACCTGTTACAGCGCGCGATGGATTGTATATGGGAAGAGTGGAAAACGAAACAGAGACTATCACGCTGGTTCCTTATGGTTGCACCAAAGTGAGGATTGTGGCTTTTCCGGTTGTGAAGTGA
- a CDS encoding glutaminase family protein, with translation MKKIFSGLTACLLSCILMAQRSAPAYPLITHDPYFSIWSTTDELTASTTKHWTGKPHSLLGLLKVDGVIYRFLGNSADGAKDAAIQTAIQKNVKLNATQTSYGFTCGPVELNLQFTSPLLLNDLDLIARPVSYVNASVQSNDGVAHQVQLYFGASSTVAVNKPQQEVIASRYSSNGLNILKAGSTAQSVLKTKGDDVRIDWGYLYVAIPSGKNVQQSVSVQRPMTQAFDAVGAESDKGTELSLNTVVDLGKVNTAKDQLILVGYDDLFSVQFFSQDLKPWWKMNGSTIEQQLAAAAKNYKTILQRCNNFNKKLHSDAIKAGGEEYAALCELAYRQSIAAHKLVKGPQGELLFLSKENFSNGSINTVDITYPSAPMYLLYNPELLKGMMNGIFYYSESGKWTKPFAAHDLGTYPLANGQTYGEDMPVEESGNMLILAGAIAKVEGNANYAKKHWKTLSTWAEYLAKEGFDPANQLCTDDFAGHLARNANLSVKTIVALGVYARLAKQLNETATAAKYGQLSKSFVEKWMQLAADGDHYALTFDGKGTWSQKYNLVWDKLLDLQLFPEEVYKKEISYYLGKQQEYGLPLDSRKTYTKSDWIIWTATLADNQHDFRALTAPVYRYALQTSTRVPLSDWHETTNGKQVGFQARSVVGGYFIKMLEMQFNKK, from the coding sequence ATGAAAAAGATATTCTCAGGCCTGACTGCTTGTTTGCTATCCTGTATTTTGATGGCACAACGATCAGCACCTGCCTACCCTCTGATCACACATGATCCTTATTTCAGCATCTGGTCAACAACCGATGAACTGACTGCATCAACTACAAAACACTGGACAGGCAAGCCGCATTCACTGCTTGGTTTATTGAAAGTGGATGGTGTGATCTATCGATTCCTCGGCAATTCAGCCGATGGGGCAAAGGACGCCGCTATTCAGACAGCCATTCAAAAAAATGTAAAACTGAACGCTACCCAAACTTCCTATGGTTTTACCTGCGGCCCTGTTGAGCTGAACCTGCAGTTCACCTCTCCATTATTGTTGAATGACCTGGACCTGATAGCGAGACCCGTGAGCTATGTGAATGCCAGCGTGCAATCCAATGATGGTGTTGCGCATCAGGTACAATTGTATTTCGGCGCCAGTTCCACCGTTGCCGTCAACAAGCCTCAGCAGGAAGTGATCGCATCCCGGTATTCATCCAATGGACTGAACATCTTGAAAGCAGGCTCTACAGCACAATCAGTGCTCAAAACCAAAGGGGATGATGTGCGGATCGATTGGGGCTACCTCTATGTTGCCATTCCTTCCGGAAAAAATGTACAGCAATCCGTGAGCGTGCAAAGGCCGATGACACAGGCTTTCGATGCAGTGGGCGCAGAAAGTGATAAAGGAACGGAATTAAGCCTGAACACGGTTGTTGATCTTGGAAAAGTGAACACAGCCAAAGACCAATTGATACTGGTAGGGTATGATGATCTTTTCTCCGTTCAATTCTTTTCACAAGACCTCAAGCCCTGGTGGAAAATGAATGGCAGTACCATCGAGCAACAACTCGCTGCGGCAGCAAAGAATTACAAGACCATTCTTCAGCGCTGCAATAATTTCAATAAAAAGCTGCACAGCGATGCCATCAAAGCAGGCGGTGAGGAATATGCGGCATTATGTGAGCTGGCATACAGACAAAGTATCGCTGCACACAAATTAGTGAAAGGCCCGCAGGGGGAACTGCTCTTTCTCTCCAAAGAGAATTTCAGCAATGGCAGTATCAATACGGTGGACATAACCTATCCCTCCGCTCCGATGTACCTGCTCTACAATCCTGAATTACTCAAAGGAATGATGAATGGGATTTTCTATTACAGTGAAAGTGGAAAATGGACAAAGCCTTTTGCGGCACATGATCTCGGCACTTATCCCCTGGCCAATGGTCAGACTTACGGAGAAGACATGCCGGTGGAAGAATCGGGCAATATGCTGATCCTGGCAGGCGCTATCGCAAAGGTTGAAGGCAATGCCAATTACGCAAAGAAGCATTGGAAAACGCTGAGCACCTGGGCGGAATATCTGGCAAAAGAAGGCTTCGATCCGGCCAATCAACTGTGTACGGATGATTTTGCAGGACATCTGGCGCGCAATGCCAATCTCTCCGTGAAAACGATCGTGGCGCTGGGCGTGTATGCGCGGCTGGCAAAGCAATTGAATGAAACTGCCACTGCCGCCAAATACGGTCAACTGAGCAAATCGTTTGTGGAAAAATGGATGCAGCTGGCTGCTGACGGAGACCATTATGCGCTTACATTCGATGGCAAAGGAACCTGGAGCCAGAAGTACAACCTGGTTTGGGATAAGCTACTTGACCTCCAACTTTTCCCTGAAGAAGTATACAAAAAGGAGATCAGCTATTACCTGGGCAAACAGCAGGAATACGGATTGCCGCTTGATAGCAGGAAGACCTATACCAAATCCGACTGGATCATCTGGACGGCCACTCTCGCCGATAACCAGCATGATTTCAGAGCGCTCACAGCACCCGTTTACAGGTATGCCCTGCAAACAAGCACCCGTGTGCCTTTGAGCGACTGGCATGAAACCACCAATGGAAAGCAGGTGGGCTTCCAGGCAAGAAGTGTGGTGGGGGGCTATTTCATCAAAATGCTGGAAATGCAATTCAATAAAAAATAA
- a CDS encoding LacI family DNA-binding transcriptional regulator, with the protein MREKINKVTIEDIARVLNITAATVSRALNDHPGIAENTRRIVKETAARLHYQPNRIASSLRLGRTNILGVIIPSAEINFFGSVIHGIEKIANQNRYSVLIYQSNELYEHEKLGVQAFLQAQVDGVLASVSKETINADHFIEIKKRGVPLVLFDRAIDSLGVPSVVIDDYAGAFAATKHLIDQGCRHIAHIGGQQHVSIFNQRLKGYIDALNMHGIAVNEDLIVYGRVSVDSGRECMQQLLSLKQTPDAVFAVEDFTALGAMQTIKDADRKIPDDIAIIGFANEQFGEFLTPGLSSVNQQTVTMGEEAASLLFSELQTADRYQSNPKKIVLEARLVCRASSIKQK; encoded by the coding sequence ATGCGTGAAAAGATCAATAAAGTGACCATTGAAGACATTGCACGGGTGCTGAATATTACGGCAGCTACTGTGTCGCGCGCCCTGAATGATCATCCCGGAATTGCAGAGAACACCCGCAGGATAGTAAAGGAAACTGCAGCCAGGCTGCATTACCAGCCGAACAGGATCGCTTCATCGCTACGGCTGGGTCGCACCAATATCCTGGGCGTGATCATTCCAAGCGCAGAGATCAATTTCTTCGGATCAGTGATACATGGCATAGAAAAAATTGCCAACCAGAACAGGTACAGTGTTCTCATCTATCAATCCAATGAATTGTATGAGCATGAGAAACTCGGCGTGCAGGCATTTTTGCAGGCACAGGTGGATGGAGTGCTGGCTTCCGTATCAAAGGAAACCATCAATGCCGATCATTTCATTGAGATCAAAAAACGTGGAGTGCCCCTGGTACTGTTCGACAGGGCCATCGATTCCCTCGGCGTACCTTCTGTTGTGATAGATGATTATGCCGGCGCTTTCGCGGCAACCAAACATTTGATAGACCAGGGATGCAGACATATTGCGCATATCGGTGGTCAGCAGCATGTGAGCATTTTCAATCAACGATTGAAAGGGTATATCGATGCGCTGAACATGCACGGCATTGCCGTGAATGAGGACCTGATCGTGTACGGAAGGGTGAGTGTGGATTCAGGAAGGGAATGCATGCAACAGTTGCTCTCACTGAAACAGACGCCGGATGCGGTTTTCGCAGTGGAAGATTTTACCGCGCTCGGCGCCATGCAAACCATCAAGGACGCAGACAGGAAAATTCCGGATGATATAGCTATTATCGGTTTTGCCAATGAACAGTTCGGTGAATTCCTGACACCAGGTCTGTCGAGTGTGAATCAACAAACAGTTACGATGGGAGAGGAAGCAGCTTCGCTCTTGTTCAGCGAATTGCAAACCGCCGACCGTTACCAGTCCAATCCCAAAAAAATTGTGCTGGAAGCAAGACTTGTTTGCCGCGCTTCCAGTATCAAACAAAAATGA